TCACGCTATGAATAATAGAACAATTTCCTGTACCTAAAAATCGAAAGGTTGCACTTTGTGCGGAAAAGTTCGTGGATTCTGAAAAGTCCATTATTGTAGAATTGTCATCACTTGGTGCAGGACAACCACTGGGAGTTAAAGAAAGCTCGAGAAGTGAATCAGGATCGTTTATCCAAGAAGAAGGAATTGGGATCTTTATCGACGCAGTATAACTCTGATACGCAAACTCTGCCATCGTTAAAGTTGTCGGATTGAAATCTAAAAGAGAAGAACCGGCAACCAAACCTAATAAGGCTGCCGCCTTCTCAGACGAATCGTTTTTCTTGCTATCGGACAAGCCGATTAATTCTCTACCTACATCCGTTCCCGTTAAAACGAGACCGCAATTAAAGGTAAACGACGTTATAATAGCGTAAGCGATCATTGCGATAAATTTCGCAGCAAAGTGATGTAAAGTTCGCATGCAATCTGTTAAACAATAAATTTACCGAAAAGGCAAGCCTTAAAAGAAAGATCAATAGAATGCCAAGCCAATAACTGAACCAAACTCTCTTCTGCCCTGCTGAGTAAAATAGGTATCCTTCGCCCTTTGGAGAACATAATATAAGAAATTCTTCATTTTATCTCCGAAATCCTAAGTTCATACCGATCCTAATACCATGCAGCTTATTCCCTGTAATACTTGTTCTCATACCGATTTCAGATCCCTCTTTTCCAAGGCCAGTCCGCAGGGAGAAGTGTTTTCTATCGTAGAATGCAAACATTGCAAATTAGTCCAAGTAAACCCGCAACCATCCCTTGAGGAAGTCTCCAAATACTACGAAGACTCTTACTTCACCCAGAGAACGGATAGAGGATACGATAATTATTATTCGGAAGAAACGAAGAAGGAAATCGCAAGAGTATTCGGCCTGAACTTGCAGGACCTAGGCTTCTTCAAATGGGAAAGAATGATGAGCGGAGAAAGATCCGCTTTAGACGTGGGATGTGCCGCCGGATATTTTCTGGATTATCTCAAGGGAAGAGGCTGGAAGACGAAGGGCCTGGACATAGCAAGCGGACCGGTCCGTTTCGCAAAAGAAACCTTGGGCTTAGATGTGGAGCAAAAAGATTTTCTGACCTGGGACTTGGAAGGAAAAGAGAAATTCGATCTGGTCACATTGTGGGCAAGTATAGAACACCTTCACCAACCCAAGGAAACACTTCAAAAAATTCTAATGCATCTCAAGCCAGGAGGAAGAATGATCCTCTCCACTTGCAGGTACGGAGTGCTTGCTAAATATCTAGGCCCAAAATGGAGATATCTGAACGTTCCGGAACATCTCTATTACTATAGTCTTCCTGGAATCATCTCTCTAGGCAATGAACTAGGGTATATTCCCTTAGCTCATATTTCTTACGGAAGCGGACTCACCGCAAAGAAGGGAGCAGGAGCATTTTATAAAACTGCTAAGAAATTCGCGGATTGGGCAGTAAAGAAATTCGATCAGGGAGATATGATGGCAGTCTGTTTCGGGATCAGTAAATAGGCAAATCGGAGAATTGAGCCGCTTCAACTAATAACATTACTATCTGCTAATCGTCTTAGACTTAGCTCGATTTAATTATCAGTTAGGGAGTTACTTTACTGTAACGGTTACAGTTCCCAAACTTGTGTTATTAAGACTGCTATCAGGAGCGCTATCA
This genomic window from Leptospira semungkisensis contains:
- a CDS encoding class I SAM-dependent methyltransferase; the protein is MQLIPCNTCSHTDFRSLFSKASPQGEVFSIVECKHCKLVQVNPQPSLEEVSKYYEDSYFTQRTDRGYDNYYSEETKKEIARVFGLNLQDLGFFKWERMMSGERSALDVGCAAGYFLDYLKGRGWKTKGLDIASGPVRFAKETLGLDVEQKDFLTWDLEGKEKFDLVTLWASIEHLHQPKETLQKILMHLKPGGRMILSTCRYGVLAKYLGPKWRYLNVPEHLYYYSLPGIISLGNELGYIPLAHISYGSGLTAKKGAGAFYKTAKKFADWAVKKFDQGDMMAVCFGISK